The following proteins come from a genomic window of Terriglobia bacterium:
- a CDS encoding response regulator, whose translation MYAVLCIDDQIRSISALSIIVRSCGYICLSAQDPDEAASAYSQSKVDLVILNNDLVGGNALALAKRLKQLNDVPLILLSGTSLVEKPLNVDLVVHKPLDAREFTKMLQWIVSKSRTASSVA comes from the coding sequence ATGTACGCAGTCCTGTGCATCGACGATCAGATACGATCCATCAGCGCTCTGTCGATCATCGTCCGGTCCTGCGGGTATATCTGCCTCTCCGCCCAGGATCCTGACGAAGCCGCATCAGCCTACAGCCAGAGCAAAGTCGATCTTGTCATCCTGAACAATGATCTGGTCGGGGGAAATGCGCTGGCGCTCGCCAAGCGCCTGAAGCAGCTAAACGATGTGCCGCTCATCCTGCTCTCCGGGACTTCTCTCGTCGAAAAGCCGCTCAACGTCGACCTCGTCGTGCATAAACCACTCGACGCGCGGGAGTTTACGAAGATGCTGCAGTGGATCGTCAGCAAGTCTCGAACCGCTTCGTCGGTAGCCTAA
- a CDS encoding DUF4342 domain-containing protein yields the protein MARTEEFHVNGEDLVRKFKEIVESGMARRIIIRDEHDKTLVEIPLAVAAVGTVLAPVLAAVGALAALVTKCKIVVEKVD from the coding sequence ATGGCACGCACAGAAGAGTTTCACGTTAACGGCGAAGACCTGGTTCGGAAATTCAAAGAAATCGTCGAGAGCGGGATGGCCCGCCGGATCATCATCCGCGATGAACACGATAAGACGCTGGTAGAAATCCCGCTGGCAGTTGCAGCGGTGGGGACGGTGCTGGCGCCAGTACTGGCGGCAGTGGGAGCTTTGGCCGCCCTGGTGACCAAGTGCAAGATCGTGGTGGAGAAGGTGGACTGA
- a CDS encoding proline dehydrogenase family protein, whose product MSRRFVAGTTVEELLNATEAVNKLGIRVSVDNLGENVTSRDEALHSRDLYHQLLDEINKRKLDANVSLKLTHMGLDVDEKLAHDIVNELLAHAVSINSFIRIDMEGSPYTQRTIDFTRALHNRNGNKGRVGTVLQSYMRRTENDAKLLCSEGIRIRLCKGAYKEPPEVAFQPKSEVDANYLNVAKYLLKSGTFHGLATHDESIISEIKNWARAENISPSSFEFQMLYGIRRDLQEALVKEGWGMRVYIPFGTEWYPYLMRRLAERPANVFFIAKNILRG is encoded by the coding sequence ATGTCCCGCCGCTTTGTGGCCGGAACCACGGTCGAAGAACTCCTTAATGCGACCGAAGCGGTCAATAAACTGGGCATTCGCGTCAGCGTCGACAACCTTGGCGAAAACGTCACCAGCCGCGACGAGGCGCTGCACAGCCGCGACCTGTATCACCAACTACTCGACGAGATCAACAAGCGCAAGCTGGATGCCAACGTCAGTCTGAAACTCACGCACATGGGCCTCGACGTCGACGAGAAGCTGGCGCACGACATCGTGAACGAACTGCTGGCGCACGCGGTTTCCATCAACAGCTTCATTCGCATCGACATGGAAGGCTCGCCCTACACGCAGCGGACGATCGACTTCACACGCGCACTGCACAACCGGAATGGCAACAAGGGACGGGTTGGAACGGTGCTGCAGTCGTATATGCGGCGAACCGAAAATGACGCGAAACTATTGTGCTCGGAGGGCATTCGCATCCGTCTCTGCAAGGGCGCGTACAAAGAACCGCCAGAGGTCGCGTTCCAGCCGAAATCCGAGGTCGATGCCAATTACCTCAATGTGGCGAAATACCTGCTGAAAAGCGGTACCTTCCACGGCCTGGCCACGCACGACGAAAGTATCATTAGCGAGATAAAGAACTGGGCGCGCGCCGAAAATATCTCGCCCAGCAGCTTCGAGTTCCAGATGCTCTACGGTATTCGCCGTGACCTGCAGGAAGCGCTCGTGAAAGAAGGGTGGGGAATGCGCGTATACATTCCGTTCGGCACGGAGTGGTATCCGTACCTGATGCGACGCCTGGCCGAGCGGCCGGCGAACGTATTCTTCATCGCGAAGAATATCTTGCGAGGGTAA